Proteins encoded within one genomic window of Coregonus clupeaformis isolate EN_2021a unplaced genomic scaffold, ASM2061545v1 scaf0395, whole genome shotgun sequence:
- the LOC121559676 gene encoding uncharacterized protein LOC121559676, with protein sequence MLDKKNETATGHVDVTYAEVNLKQQAKAKKKKETETPPEADSVYSQVKPVTAPGVGVPLFINKTVGDSVELLPISKVVIQTDIKLLANHSCTVRLVCNMSCYSNLTYTWERDNEIAGLPSLLDRSYSVEPLSGNVTTEDSYTLIPAGPNHKGGYVCRAGRGDPVYDTLYSEHQFLWSGDLHPSVSLRIRPNRTQHFTSKSLSLSCEEKGNSTGWRLKRYRERGVESGCGSNWGSISGSTCTIRSTLEKDSGVYWCESASGEYSNAVNITVDAGAVILENTAYPMTEEDSVTLLCTNRYPETNPNPKVDFYKDGELIRNETTGGMTIPAVSKSDEGFYNCESNEGESPESWVTVRGEKSSMCVCVCVLLCGLLVVSPFLLVSIMLMVKCCRAQVLVVVVVGLVVAGVLLAILLVLLCRYKNAKGPPSHTAPTWTPNRTKDLPRARLLMLGTHV encoded by the exons ATGTTGGACAAGAAAAATGAAA CAGCAACTGGACATGTTGATGTGACCTATGCTGAGGTTAACCTTAAACAGCAGGCCAAAGCCAAGAAGAAGAAAG AAACAGAAACCCCACCTGAGGCAGATTCTGTCTATTCTCAAGTGAAGCCAGTTACAGCCCCAG gtgtgggtGTTCCTCTGTTCATCAACAAGACAGTGGGGGACTCCGTGGAGCTGCTG CCTATATCGAAGGTGGTGATCCAGACAGACATCAAGCTATTGGCCAACCACTCCTGTACGGTGCGGCTGGTGTGCAACATGTCCTGCTACTCCAACCTTACATACACCTGGGAGAGAGACAACGAGAT AGCTGGGTTACCCTCCCTATTGGACAGGTCCTACTCTGTAGAGCCTCTATCTGGCAATGTGACTACTGAAGACTCCTACACTCTGATCCCTGCTGGTCCTAATCACAAAGGAGGATATGTGTGTAGAGctgggagaggagacccagtctATGACACACTCTACAGTGAACATCAGTTTCTCTGGTCAGGAG ACCTGCATCCTTCAGTGTCTCTCAGAATAAGACCCAACAGAACTCAACACTTTACATCAAAGTCTCTCTCACTGAGCTGTGAGGAGAAGGGGAACTCTACTGGATGGAGActgaagagatacagagagagaggagtggagtcaGGGTGTGGCTCTAACTGGGGATCAATATCAGGTTCCACATGTACCATCAGGTCCACACTTGAAAAGGACAGTGGAGTGTACTGGTGTGAGTCTGCATCAGGAGAGTACAGTAATGCTGTCAACATCACAGTGGATG CTGGTGCTGTTATCCTGGAAAACACTGCCTATCCCATGACTGAGGAAGACTCTGTGACTCTGCTCTGTACAAATAGATATCCGGAAACAAACCCAAACCCCAAGGTTGATTTCTACAAAGATGGAGAACTCATCAGGAATGAGACCACGGGAGGGATGACCATCCCTGCAGTATCCAAGTCAGATGAAGGCTTCTATAACTGTGAATCTAATGAAGGAGAATCACCAGAGAGCTGGGTGACAGTGAGAGGTGAGAAgagcagtatgtgtgtgtgtgtgtgtgt gCTGCTGTGTGGTCTACTGGTGGTGTCTCCCTTTCTACTGGTGTCTATCATGCTGATGGTGAAATGCTGCAGGGCTCAAG tcctagtagtagtggttgtgggCCTGGTTGTTGCTGGTGTTCTACTGGCCATTCTCCTGGTACTGCTGTGTCGATATAAAAACGCCAAAG GCCCCCCCAGCCACACAGCACCAACCTGGACCCCCAACAGGACCAAGGATCTACCCAGAGCCAGGCTCCTGATGCTGGGTACACACGTCTGA